The Hymenobacter sp. YIM 151858-1 genome contains the following window.
CCGGGTCGGCAATAACCGGAACCGCAAGGTTCCACCCCGCCAAGGCGACACAACCATACCTCGCTGCGGCAACCAAAAAATCCTCCATCATTCATTGAAGAACGAACATGAAACACCAGTACTCAACGCCGCCCGCACGGGCGAAACTCATCCAGAAGCTGTTCAGCGTTGCCCTTCTGATACCCTAGCCTTACCGCCGACTCCGGTCGCGGATGTGAATGCGAGCCCGGCGCCGGCGCTGGAGTCGCAGTTGCTGCCGCATGTCAGGCTCCACGTAGAGCAGCAAGCCAAGCACTGGGACTTGGCCGTTCGGGGTAAACTTCAGTCGTTGACTACCCCGCAGGCCTTGGCAGACGACTTGGCGCGGGCGGCGGCTAACGTCCGGCGTATTCTGGCAATGGCCCAGCCACAGCTGCGCGTCGGCAACGCGTTGCCCTTGGCGTACCAGCAGCAAGTGTTGCGGCAAATCCTGAACGTTCAGCGCCTGCAGACCCAATTCGAAACCCAAACGTCCGGCGGGGCCTACGCCCCGCACGTGCGGGCGGAACTGGAAGCGGAGCTGTTCGGCTACGATTTGGCATTGGACCCGCGCTTGCGCCCGGTATACGGTTACCTCACGACCGTTGGGTATGAACCCGCGGAAGTGGAGCAGTACGGGCGTTTTGCTTTGCGGCTCCGGCCGCATATGCTCAGCCGCACGACGCTGTCCATTACCGATACCCTCGACAAGGCCGTGGTCCCGGCCGCCTACACCAATCTGCCGGTCACGGCGCTGATTCCGAACCTGTCAGGCTACGTACGGTGCTTTCTGGGCAGAATGGTGACTGCTGCTACCATGCAGGAGCTGGAGTTCCGCTACGTGGAGGCTCAGTACCACGGGGGCGTTGGCTTGGCCGACATTGACTGCCTCTTAACGAAGCAACTGCAAGATGTCCCGCCGGACGTTCGCGACCGTTGCCGGGCAGCGGGCATTGATGTCCGAGAGTTCGGTACCTAACCCTGCCGTAACCCGTAGCGCCGGTAAAGTTCGGCCAGGCCGGCCTCGTTCGTTGTGAACGGGAAGGGCTGGCCGAATTTTAGCAGCTTGGCCCACAGCATGGGCGGGCCGGCTTCGCCTGCTACCTGCACGACCAGTGCGGCGAAAGCCGCGGGGCGAATGACATTGCTGAGCCCCAGGGCCAGCAATGGAACAGCGGGCGCAGTGGCGAAATGGCCGAGTAGCACCGGTTCGGCAAACCACTCCACTTCCTCCCCCAGGCCCAGGGGGTACTGCGGATGCGTGGGGTCCACGCGCAGGGGCGGGAAAACGCTGTCGTCGAAGCCCAATGCTTTCATCCTAAACTGACCGGTACCGGCTAAGCGAAGTTATACGTAAGCCCGCGGTTTTGAGCGCGCCCGCCAGCCGGCGGAGCGCCGCGCCGGCCCAACCGCGGTATGCGGGTACATTGGCTGTTTGCCTTCCAACGCGTAAGCCGCTCCCTCACCGGGGCGGCTTTTTTCGTATTCCGTGCTGCCAGATAGCTCAGAGCCGGGTGCGAAGGAAAGCCAGGAGCTGCTGCTGCCCTTGTTCCATGGCTGCTACGCGCTCCGTGAGATGCTCCAAGGCTGCCAGGATGGCTTCATGGCCTGCCACGAGCGGCTTGTCAGCCACGGCCGAGGGCGTACGGCCCTGCTCCTTTCGGCGACGGGCCTTGCCCGCGGATTGACTTTCGAGTGGATGTGCCCGCCCGGCCCGTTGGTTACAGGCCGCCACGCGGCAGGGGCTGCCGCAGTATTTCTGCACCCACCGCTTCTTGGGAACAAACTTTCGCCGGCAGTACTCACAGGCAATTTGGGAAGTGTCGTGGAGGGACATGGGCGTTTGGCGTTGGTACCAATTGCAAGTAACGAATACGCTTTTTGTGTCCTTTTTCTGACGAGCAGCGGGCGGCAGGTTTGCAGCGATGAAACGCTCCCCCTCTTCTGCACCGCCGACCAGGCTGCTGGTCCTGGCACATCCGCCTGACCGGGTTGTGTCGTCTCCCCCTGCTTCACGGTGCCGGCAGCCGTCGTTGCCGCCGGTTTTTTCGTGCGAATACGGGCGTAAATCCAGGCAAAAAGCTACCAGACAGTCGATTGCGGCTAGAGCTGTATCAGATAAACCGTTCGCGGCCCGGCGCCACCTTTGCCGGCACCCTCCCCGCGGGGCGCTGCTTCTGACCCACCACCCAACATCTGTCGCCCTTACTACCCTGTTGCCGGTCCGGCGCGGTGATGCGGGGCTATTTACCGCCGGCGGCACGCTTTAACGCGGGCCTCCACAACCCTGTTTCTCACCCCACAACCGGGCGCCTGATGCCCATAATTCCTACCTGCGAATAGCATGAACCGCATGAAGATTGCCCTCTGCACTGCCCTGCTGGCCTTGTTGGCCGGGGCCTTTTATGCCGCTTACCGTGGCGTGCAACTGTACCGCGAAGTCACGCGGCCCCTGGAGCCGGTGGCTGGCGCTCCAGCCCTGCTGGCGCAGCCCGGCAAGCAGGTGACTACCTACAGCTTTTCCGTGGTGCGCGAAGTAGTGGCGGCACCGGTACCGGTGGCCGCGCCGCAGCGCCCCAAACGGGCTCGCCGGCCGCAACGACCGTGAGCGGGGCCCCGGTTAACGCGCTGTCCTTGCTCGCGCAGCCAAGTTTGCACCTGGCCGGCTCTGCGGGGCTGTTCCAACTGAACGAGGTAGGCAACTACTGGTGGGCCGTTGCCGGCGCCCCGGTTTAGTTGGTAAAGTTCATGCGCTGGATGCGCCAGGCGTTGAGAATAGCCAGCAGGGCCACGCCCACGTCGGCAAACACGGCTTCCCACATGGTGGCCACGCCGCCGGCGCCCAGGGCCAGCACCACACCTTTCACGGCAAAGGCCAGCCAGATATTCTGCCACACCACCGTATGCGTGGCGCGGGCAATGCGCCGGGCCGTGGCAATCTTGCTGGGGTGGTCGGTTTGAATGACGACGTCGGCCGTTTCAATGGTGGCGTCCGAGCCCAGGCCGCCCATGGCAATGCCCACGTCGGCCAGGGCCACCACGGGCGCATCGTTCACCCCATCGCCCACGAAGGCCAGTTTATGGCCCGCGTCCTTATACTGCTGCACGTAGCGGGCCTTGTCTTCGGGCAGCAGCCCGCCGTGGGCTTCGGTGATGCCCAACGTGGTGGCCACCCGCTGCACGATGCTGTCCTTGTCGCCGGAGAGCATGACCAGCTTCGTGATGCCATCGGCTTTCAACTCCTGCACGGCGCGGGCCGCGTCCTCCTTCGGTGCGTCGGCCACGGTCAGGTAGCCGGCGTACTGCCCGTTGACGGCGGCCACCACGATGCTGTCCACTACCTGGTCCACCTCGGGCGGATAGGCCACGCCGAATTTGGCCAGCAGCTTGGTGTTGCCGGCCAGCACGTCGCGCCCGTCCACCCGGCCGCGCAGGCCATGGCCGGCAATTTCTTCCACGTTTTCCACCGCCATGCCAGCCGCGGCGGCGCCCACGTGCGTGACCACCGCCTTGGCAATGGGGTGGGTCGACTTGGTTTCCAGCGCCCCCACCAGGCGCAGCAGCTGCTCTGGTGCCGTGCCGGGCGCGGGCTGCACCTGCTGCACAGCAAACACGCCCTGGGTGAGGGTACCCGTTTTGTCCATGACCACGGTGTCGAGCTCGCGCATCGCGTCCAGAAAGTTAGAGCCCTTGAAGAGAATGCCCGCCCTGGAAGCGGCGCCGATGCCGCCGAAGTAGCCCAGCGGGATGCTCACCACCAGCGCACAGGGGCAGGAAATAACCAGGAACACCAGGGCCCGGTAAAGCCAGTCGCGAAACACGTAGTCCTCGACCACGAAGTAGGGAACGGCCACGAGCAGCGCGGCCAGCACCACCACAATGGGCGTGTAGGTCTTGGCAAACTTGGTGATGAACTGCTGGGTCTTGGCCTTGCGCCCCACCGCGTCCTGCACCAGGGCCAGGATTTTGGCCAGCTTGGTGTCCTGGTAGCCAGCCGTTACGGCGACCTGAATCAACGATTCGAGGTTGACCATGCCCGCGAGCACCGGCTCGCCCGCCTGCTTGGTCTGGGGGACCGATTCGCCGGTTAGGGCAGCGGTGTTTAGCGAGGCCGGGCCTTGGACCAACGTACCGTCGAGGGCCACTTTCTCGCCGGGCTTCACCTCAATGGTATCGCCCACCGCCACCTGCTTGGGGTCGAGCACCACGGCCTGCCCGTCGCGCAGGACCGTGACTTCGGTGGCTTGAATTTCCAGCAATGCCCGGATGCTGCGCTTGGCCCGGTTCACGGCCGCGTCCTGGAACAGCTCGCCCACGGTGTAGAACAGCATCACGGCCACGCCTTCGGGGTACTCGCCGATGGCAAAGGCGCCGAGCGTGGCCAGGCTCATGAGCAAAAACTCGTTGAACACGTGGCCGGACGGAATGCTTTGCACGGCCGAGCGAATCACCTTCCAGCCGACCAGCAGAAAGGCGACGCCGTACCACCCCAGGCGCACGAAGCCGGTGAAGAAAGGGGCTTGGTCGCGGAAGTGGTCCAGGGCCAGGCCCGCCAGCAGCAGCAGCAGGCTAGCCACGGCCGGCGCGTAGGGGTTGTGCCACCAGGGCGCCCGGGGTCCGGCGGCCGTTACCGGCGCGTGGTCGTGGCCGGGCACGTCGTGGCCCCGCGGCTCGGCCGCGGCTTGGGGGGTGAGCTGGTCGCGGGTCAACGCGCCCACGTTCTCGAGCTGCACCTGCTTGGCCGTGTGCAGCTCTTCGTTGCGTTGTTCGGGGGATGTATCGGGCATGGGAAAGCGGAATGAGGCACGCGGCCGGGAAGCGAGTACAAACCTCGGGCCCCGGTCGATGCAATGGTATTGCATTGTTTAAACCGCCCCAGCGCACCGGGGGCAGTGGCCTTTGACGACCAGGCTGGTTTCCTGCACCTGGTAACCACCGGGGAGGGCAAGGGCCGGCACGGGCACCGCGGGCAGGCAGGCGGTTTCCCGGCACCGAACGCAGAAGAAGTGCACGTGCAGGTCCCGGTGGAGCTCGGGCGTGCAGGCGGGCGCGCACAGGGCGAACTTGACCGCGCCGCTGCCGTCCTCGATGCGGTGCACCAGGCCCTTGTCGGTAAACGTTTTCAAGGTGCGGTGCACCGTGATGCGGTCGGCATGCTTCAGGTGCTGCTCGACGTCGGCCAGGCTCAGCGCGGTCGGCTCTTTTTGCAGCACGTCCAGCACCAGCAGGCGCATGGGGGTGGGCGTTATCTGCCGGGCAATCAGCGTGTCTTCGAGGGGATGGGCCATGGCTATTCTTCTTCTTCGGCGTTTTTCATCTTGGCCAGCAGCGAGTAGGCCCCATCCGTCACGAAAGTGGTGGTGGCCGGCACCGTTTCGGGCAGGGCGACTTCGGTGTACCCGTCTTCGCTGCGGCCCAGCGTCACGGGCACCATCCGGTAGCGGCCGGGGGCTTCCACGGCGAAAGCATAGTTGTTGCCTTCGAAGCGCACCAGGGCCGTGTTGGGCAGGGCGTGGGCGTCGGAGCGGCCGGTTTCGATGGTGGCCCGCACGTACAGGCCCGGCAGCAGGGCGGGGTCGTTTTCCTGGTCGAGGTGGCCGTGCACGCGCACGGTGCGGTCCTCGCCGATGGCCTTGCCCACCAGGTATACCCGGGCGGTTCGCTCGCGGCGGGAGCCGGCGGAGTCACTGGCCAGCGTGAAGCGTATCAACTGCCCTTTCTGCACCCGGGCCACGTCCTTCTCGAAGACGACCAATTCCACGTGCAGGTGCTCGGGGTCCACGATTTCAAACAGCGGCTCGGTGGCCGTCACGCTCTGGCCCACCGTCACGTTCACGGCCCGCACGAAGCCCGCCCGCGGCGCCCGCAGGGTGGCCGTGGTGGTGATGGCTTCGCCCACCGGCAGCCCGGCGATGCGCAGCTGCGCTGCTTGCGCGGCCGTTTGCACCTGCAGGGCTTCCGCTTCGGCCTGGGCCCGCTGGTAGTTTTTGAGCGGTGCCACTTCCTGCTGGTAGAGCTCGCGCTGGCGGGCCAGCTCGGCGTTGGCAAACTTCAGGCGGCTGCGCAGCTCCAGGTACTCCTTCTGCAGGGTGACAAATTCGGGGTTGCGCAGCACGGCCAGGGCTTCGCCCTTGCGCACGCGGGTACCCTGCAGCAGCTCGGTGCTTTGCACGTAGCCGCCCAGCGGCGCCGTAATGGACACGGCGCTTTCCGGCGGCACGTCCAGCGTGCCGTTCACGGCCAGGCCCGCGCCCATCGCCCGGGTGCTCAGGCGCCCGGTTTTCAGGCCGCCGGCCTGTTGCTCCGCCGGCGAGAGCGTCACTACGTCCGAGGCTTCGGCCGCTTCGTCGGCGTTTCCGGCCGAGGCCTCGCCCGCTTCTGTTTTCCGGGCGTCGGTGCTTTCCGCGTCGGCGGATTCAGGTTTTTCCTTGCTGCAGCCGGCCAGCGACAGGCTCAGCAGCAGCAACAGGGATGCTATTTTATTCATGAGAAAAAGTCCGAAGGAAGGATTACTGGGCGGTGCCGAGCAGGTAATCCAGGTCAATGACGGTCTGGTTGTGCTGCAGCACGGCATCGAGGTAGGCCGTGCGCACGCTCAGGGCGCGCTCCAGGTTGAGCAGCAACTCGGAATAGGTGGTTTCGCCGGCTTTGTAGGACAGCTGGCTTAGCCGGACAATCGCGGCGGCCTGGGGCAAGGCCGTTTGCTCGTAAAACCGCACGCGCCGCTGCTGCTCCTGCAGGCGCGTGCGGAGCTCGTCCAGCTGGGCCGCCGCTTCGGCCCGGTAGCGCTGGTAGGTGGCCGCGGCCACCTGCTCCTGCAGCTGGGCCGCCTGCACGCGGGCGCGCTGCGGCCCCCGCACCAACGGTAGGGCCACCCCAGCCTGCACGCTGTGGAACCGGTCACCGGGCCCGTAGGTCACGGGGCGGCCGCCTTCCTCGTAGACGCCGCGCAGCGACTGGTTCGTATAGCCCACGCTTACCTCGGGCAGGCCCCGGGCCCGTTCCAGCCGCGTTTCGGCCCGTCGCTCGGCTATCTGCTGCTGCAGGGCTCGGGCCTGGGGCGTGGCCGCCAAGCGGGCGGTGTCGGCGGGGGGAGGGGGCAGTAACTGCAGGGTGCTGTCGGCGACGGTAATGGCCTGCGGGGCCTGCAGCAGCGCCTGCAGTTGCCGTTGGGCCACCACCAGGTCGGCGCGACTCTGGGCCAGCAGGTTCTGGGTTTCGCCCTGCTGGATGATGGCGTTGGCCGGTTCCAGTCGGTTCACCTCGCCGGTTTTAAACCGCAACTGCGCTGCCCGCAGAAACTCGGAATAGATGCTGTCCTGCCCGCGCAGGGTGCGCAGGCGGTGGCGGGCGTAGACCGCCTGCTCGTAGCTGCGGCGCACTTGCCGGCGCAACTCGGCCTGTACCTGTGCCAGCTGCTGCTCCCGCCCCGCAACCTGCGCCTGGCTCAGGCCGGCCTGCGCGCGGTAGTACCCGGGCAGCGCCAGCGACTGCCCAATGCTCACCACGTTGTCGGGCTGGGGCGAATTGATGGAGCCGTACGTGCCGACGAGGGTGGTGCGGCCCACGTCGTAAGCCGTGCGGCGCAGGGCCTGCTGGGCTTCCAACGCGCGTTGCGCGGCCTGCACCGTGCCGTTGGCTTGCAGGGCTTGCCTGACGGCCTGGGTGGCCGACAGAGGACCCTGGGCCCGCGCTGGCGAACCCGTCAGCACCCCGCCAAGCAAGCCCAGGAACAGGACCAGGGAAGCCGGCAGGACCGGGGCCGGCGTTGGCTTTTCGGCCGGCTGGGCGATGCGCTCGGACCACGCGTAGAGCACCGGCAGCACCAGCAAGGTCAGCAGGGTGGCCGTGACCAAGCCGCCAATCACGACGGTGGCCAGCGGCCGTTGCACTTCCGCCCCCGCCGATTGCGACAGGGCCATGGGCAGAAAACCCAGCGAGGCCACCGTGGCCGTCATTAGCACCGGGCGCAGGCGCACCTGCGTGCCTTCCAGAATGCGCTGGTAGACGTTTTGGCGGCCTTCGGCTTTGAGCTGGTTGAAATAGCCGATGAGCACGATGCCGTTGAGCACGGCCACCCCGAACAGGGCAATGAAGCCGACCCCGGCGGAGATGCTGAACGGCATGCCCCGCAGCCACAGGGCCAGCACCCCGCCGATGGCCGAGAGCGGAATGGCCGTAAAAATCAGCACCGACTGCTTCAGCGACCGGAACGTGAAGAACAGGAGCACAAAAATCAACAGCAGGGCCACGGGCACGGCGATGCCCAAGCGCTCGGTGGCCTGGCGCAGGTTCTCGAACTGCCCGCCGTAGGTGGTGTAGTAGCCCGGGGCCAGCGGCAGCTGCGCATCGACCTTGCCCTGCAGCTCCCGCACGACGCTTTCCACGTCGCGGCCGCGCACGTTGAAGGCCACCGTGATGCGGCGCTTGGCGTCGTCGCGCTGGATTTGGTTGGGGCCCTCCTGCAGGTCCACCGTGGCCACCTGTTCCAGCGGTATCTGCTCGCCGCGGGGCGTGGCCACCAGCAGCTGCCGCACGTTGTTGATGTTCTGGCGCAGCTCCGGGGCCAGGCGCAGCACCACGTCGAACCGGCGCTCCTGCTCGAAGAGCTGGCCGGCGGTCTGGCCGGCGAAGGCGGTTTGCACGGTGCGGTTCACGTCCTCGGCGTTCAGGCCGAAGCGGGCCAGGCGGTTGCGGTCGAGCTTGACCACGATTTGCGGCAGGCCGGTAACCTGCTCCACGTACACGTCTTCGGCCCCTTCCACCTGCCGGACCAGGCGGGCCGCGCGCTGGGCGTAGGCTCCCAGCAGCTGCAGGTCTTCGCCGTAGATTTTGAGCACCACGTCCTGCTTGGCGCCGCTGATGAGCTCGTTGAAGCGCATCTGGATGGGCTGCTGGAAGCCGAAGGTCACGCCCGGAATCACGCGCAGCGCCTCGGCCATCCGCTCGGCCAGCTCTTCCTGGGTGCGGGCCGAGGTCCACTTGCGCGGGTCTTTCTCCAGGATAACCATCAGGTCGCCACCTTCCACCGGCATGGGGTCGGTGGGAATTTCGGCGGCGCCGATTTTGGTGACCACCTCCTTGACTTCGGGAAACTGCCGCTGCAGAATGGCGGCGGCCTGCTGGCTTTTGTCGATGGTGTAGCTCAGCGAGGAGCCGGTGAGCGTGCGCATCTCCACGGCAAAGTCGCCTTCCGAGAGCTGCGGGATGAACTCCCCGCCCAGGGTGCGAAACAGCAGCAGTGCCCCGGCAAAGAGTACGGCGGCCGAGCCCAGCACCAGGGCCTGGCGGCGCAGCGCCCACGCCAGCACCGGGCGGTAGCGGGCTTCGAGCCAGCGCATCATGCGGTCGGAGAACGTGCGCGTGCTGGCCGTGGAGCGGCTCAGCACCAGCGCCGACATCATCGGTACGTAGGTCAGGGAGAGGATGAAGGCGCCGATGATGGCAAAAGCCACGGTTTCAGCCATGGGGCGAAACATCTTGCCCTCAATGCCGGCCAAGGCCAACAGGGGCAGGTACACAATCAGGATGATGATTTCCCCAAAGGCGGCGGAGGAACGAATCTTGCTGGCCGCGTGGTAGGTTTCCTCGTCCATCTGGGCGGCATTCAGGCGGCCCGCCGGCACCTGCAGCTGCCCGCCGTGCAGGCGGTGCACGATGGCTTCGACGATAATCACGGCCCCGTCCACCACCAGGCCGAAGTCGATGGCGCCGAGCGAGAGCAGGTTGCCCGACACGCCGAACAAGCGCATCAGGCCGATGGCAAAGAGCATGGCCAGCGGAATGACCGAGGCCACCACCAGGCCGGCCCGCCAGTTGCCGAGGAAGAGCACCAGCACGAAGATGACGATGAGCGCGCCCTCAATCAGGTTGGTTTTCACGGTCCCGATGGCACGGCCCACCAGGTCGGAGCGGTCCAGGTACACGTCGATGGTGACGCCTTCGGGCAGGGACTTGCGCACGGTCTGCATCCGCTGCTTCACGGCCTGGATGACCTCGTTGGCGTTGGCCCCTTTGAGCATGAGCACGATGCCGCCGGTGACCTCTCCCTCGTCGTTGCGGGTCATGGCCCCGTAGCGCACCGCCGAGCCCACGCGCACGTCGGCCACGTCACGCACGAGCACGGGCAGCCCGCCCTGGGTGGTGCGCACGACGATGTTGCCCAGGTCGGCGGCATTCTCGGCCAAGCCCTCGGTGCGGATAAAGTAGGCCGTGGGCTTCTGGTCCAGGTAGGCCCCGCCGGCGTTCTGGTTGTTGGCGGCCACGGCCTGGTACACCTGCTCGGTGGTGACGTTCAACGCGCGCAGGCGCGCCGGGTCCAACCGGACTTCGTACTGCTTGAGCTGGCCGCCGAAGCTGGCGACGTCGGCCACGCCGGGCGTGCCCAGCAGCTGGCGCCGCACTATCCAGTCCTGAATGGTGCGCAGCTCGCGGGCGTCGTAGCGCTTCTCGTAGCCGGGCTTGGCCCGCACCAGGTACTGGTACACCTCGCCCAGCCCGGTGCTGACGGGCGCCAGCTCCGGCCGGCCGACGCTGGGCGGAATCTGGCTTTCCGCCTCGCGCAGGCGCTCGGCCACCTGCTGGCGGGCCCAGTAAATGTCAATCTGGTCCTCGAAGACGATGGTGACCACCGACAGGCCGAAGCGCGAAAACGAGCGCACTTCCTCGCGGCCGGGAATCGTGGCCACGCTCTGCTCGACGGGAAAGGACACCAGGCGCTCGATGTCGCCGGCGGCCAGCGACGGGGCCACCGTGTAGACAACGACCTGGTTGGTGGTAATGTCGGGCACCGCGTCAATCGGCAGCCGACTCAGCGAGTAGCCGCCCCAGACGACCAGCGCCAGCGTCAGCAGCCCGATGATGAGCTTGTTATGAATGGAAAAATGAATCAGCCGGTCAAACATCCGTTGCTGTGGGGGTTAGGTCTAACACTTCGGTCACGACCTGCTGGCCCCGGCCCAGGGCGGCGGGGCACGTGGCACTTCCGCGGCATATGGCTGCCACGAGCATATGCCGGCAGTCTGAACACGCGCACGTGCTCAGGCTACCTGAAGGAAGTCAGCAGGAAGAATAGGGAAGGGCTAGGCCTGGGGCGGCTGCCACACGGCCCCGGATGCCCGCGTTGGAGCGGCTACCACGAGAAAGGCGTGGCGCTGGGCCTCGGACCAGTCCGGCAGGGCGGCTTGCGGCAGGACCGGGGTAGCCGGTACCGGCATGACCACGCCGGGGCAGCAGTGGCACTGGCACAGCGGGGAGCACCAATCCCCCAGTGCATCCGTGCCGCCGTCGGCATGCGACGCCGCGGCGATGGTGGTGTGCGCCTGGTCCTGGGACACCGGCACTTCGTCGGTGCAGGTCATCGTCGACAGGCACGCGAAGTAAAAGGCGAAAAACAGGGACAACAGACGCATGAGGGCAAAGGTAACGACAGCTGGTAATTGTCGGCTACCGCTTGTACCCGCTTCGGTCGGCAAAGGTTCCTGATTGAGCTGCGCGGAACTTCCCCGTACAGTGCCGAAACCGAGTAACTTCAACAGCAAAAGCAACCTGGCCCCCGCCCTTATCCCAGCAGCATGAGCTTGTTTACGGATGTAGCTGATATCCTTGCCCATCTTGAGCTGTGCTACCAGCTGTTCCCGTGGCTCCGCGGGGTTATCGGCGCCAAAGTGGTGAGGATGTGGACCGGCACGCTGCGCTCCCAGCGTAGCCCGGATGATTTTCTAGGCGGGAACGGCGAAAAGCTGAATCTGCTGAATGTATCGGTTATGACCGGGTACAGCATCCGGACTGGGCGAGACGACGCCCTTTTTGCGCACTACAGACGGCTGCTGCGGAAGCTGGAAGTATACTTGCGGGCTTTTCCTGAACTACCGGCCGAGAAGCGCTTCCTGGAAAAGATAACAAACCTGGAAGGCCTGTACTTCTTGGCTACCATGAGCGAGCTTTCGCTGGCGTATGCGCTGCACCAGCGGGG
Protein-coding sequences here:
- a CDS encoding CusA/CzcA family heavy metal efflux RND transporter, encoding MFDRLIHFSIHNKLIIGLLTLALVVWGGYSLSRLPIDAVPDITTNQVVVYTVAPSLAAGDIERLVSFPVEQSVATIPGREEVRSFSRFGLSVVTIVFEDQIDIYWARQQVAERLREAESQIPPSVGRPELAPVSTGLGEVYQYLVRAKPGYEKRYDARELRTIQDWIVRRQLLGTPGVADVASFGGQLKQYEVRLDPARLRALNVTTEQVYQAVAANNQNAGGAYLDQKPTAYFIRTEGLAENAADLGNIVVRTTQGGLPVLVRDVADVRVGSAVRYGAMTRNDEGEVTGGIVLMLKGANANEVIQAVKQRMQTVRKSLPEGVTIDVYLDRSDLVGRAIGTVKTNLIEGALIVIFVLVLFLGNWRAGLVVASVIPLAMLFAIGLMRLFGVSGNLLSLGAIDFGLVVDGAVIIVEAIVHRLHGGQLQVPAGRLNAAQMDEETYHAASKIRSSAAFGEIIILIVYLPLLALAGIEGKMFRPMAETVAFAIIGAFILSLTYVPMMSALVLSRSTASTRTFSDRMMRWLEARYRPVLAWALRRQALVLGSAAVLFAGALLLFRTLGGEFIPQLSEGDFAVEMRTLTGSSLSYTIDKSQQAAAILQRQFPEVKEVVTKIGAAEIPTDPMPVEGGDLMVILEKDPRKWTSARTQEELAERMAEALRVIPGVTFGFQQPIQMRFNELISGAKQDVVLKIYGEDLQLLGAYAQRAARLVRQVEGAEDVYVEQVTGLPQIVVKLDRNRLARFGLNAEDVNRTVQTAFAGQTAGQLFEQERRFDVVLRLAPELRQNINNVRQLLVATPRGEQIPLEQVATVDLQEGPNQIQRDDAKRRITVAFNVRGRDVESVVRELQGKVDAQLPLAPGYYTTYGGQFENLRQATERLGIAVPVALLLIFVLLFFTFRSLKQSVLIFTAIPLSAIGGVLALWLRGMPFSISAGVGFIALFGVAVLNGIVLIGYFNQLKAEGRQNVYQRILEGTQVRLRPVLMTATVASLGFLPMALSQSAGAEVQRPLATVVIGGLVTATLLTLLVLPVLYAWSERIAQPAEKPTPAPVLPASLVLFLGLLGGVLTGSPARAQGPLSATQAVRQALQANGTVQAAQRALEAQQALRRTAYDVGRTTLVGTYGSINSPQPDNVVSIGQSLALPGYYRAQAGLSQAQVAGREQQLAQVQAELRRQVRRSYEQAVYARHRLRTLRGQDSIYSEFLRAAQLRFKTGEVNRLEPANAIIQQGETQNLLAQSRADLVVAQRQLQALLQAPQAITVADSTLQLLPPPPADTARLAATPQARALQQQIAERRAETRLERARGLPEVSVGYTNQSLRGVYEEGGRPVTYGPGDRFHSVQAGVALPLVRGPQRARVQAAQLQEQVAAATYQRYRAEAAAQLDELRTRLQEQQRRVRFYEQTALPQAAAIVRLSQLSYKAGETTYSELLLNLERALSVRTAYLDAVLQHNQTVIDLDYLLGTAQ
- a CDS encoding efflux RND transporter periplasmic adaptor subunit, producing MNKIASLLLLLSLSLAGCSKEKPESADAESTDARKTEAGEASAGNADEAAEASDVVTLSPAEQQAGGLKTGRLSTRAMGAGLAVNGTLDVPPESAVSITAPLGGYVQSTELLQGTRVRKGEALAVLRNPEFVTLQKEYLELRSRLKFANAELARQRELYQQEVAPLKNYQRAQAEAEALQVQTAAQAAQLRIAGLPVGEAITTTATLRAPRAGFVRAVNVTVGQSVTATEPLFEIVDPEHLHVELVVFEKDVARVQKGQLIRFTLASDSAGSRRERTARVYLVGKAIGEDRTVRVHGHLDQENDPALLPGLYVRATIETGRSDAHALPNTALVRFEGNNYAFAVEAPGRYRMVPVTLGRSEDGYTEVALPETVPATTTFVTDGAYSLLAKMKNAEEEE
- a CDS encoding DUF3626 domain-containing protein, which produces MKNEHETPVLNAARTGETHPEAVQRCPSDTLALPPTPVADVNASPAPALESQLLPHVRLHVEQQAKHWDLAVRGKLQSLTTPQALADDLARAAANVRRILAMAQPQLRVGNALPLAYQQQVLRQILNVQRLQTQFETQTSGGAYAPHVRAELEAELFGYDLALDPRLRPVYGYLTTVGYEPAEVEQYGRFALRLRPHMLSRTTLSITDTLDKAVVPAAYTNLPVTALIPNLSGYVRCFLGRMVTAATMQELEFRYVEAQYHGGVGLADIDCLLTKQLQDVPPDVRDRCRAAGIDVREFGT
- a CDS encoding heavy metal translocating P-type ATPase encodes the protein MPDTSPEQRNEELHTAKQVQLENVGALTRDQLTPQAAAEPRGHDVPGHDHAPVTAAGPRAPWWHNPYAPAVASLLLLLAGLALDHFRDQAPFFTGFVRLGWYGVAFLLVGWKVIRSAVQSIPSGHVFNEFLLMSLATLGAFAIGEYPEGVAVMLFYTVGELFQDAAVNRAKRSIRALLEIQATEVTVLRDGQAVVLDPKQVAVGDTIEVKPGEKVALDGTLVQGPASLNTAALTGESVPQTKQAGEPVLAGMVNLESLIQVAVTAGYQDTKLAKILALVQDAVGRKAKTQQFITKFAKTYTPIVVVLAALLVAVPYFVVEDYVFRDWLYRALVFLVISCPCALVVSIPLGYFGGIGAASRAGILFKGSNFLDAMRELDTVVMDKTGTLTQGVFAVQQVQPAPGTAPEQLLRLVGALETKSTHPIAKAVVTHVGAAAAGMAVENVEEIAGHGLRGRVDGRDVLAGNTKLLAKFGVAYPPEVDQVVDSIVVAAVNGQYAGYLTVADAPKEDAARAVQELKADGITKLVMLSGDKDSIVQRVATTLGITEAHGGLLPEDKARYVQQYKDAGHKLAFVGDGVNDAPVVALADVGIAMGGLGSDATIETADVVIQTDHPSKIATARRIARATHTVVWQNIWLAFAVKGVVLALGAGGVATMWEAVFADVGVALLAILNAWRIQRMNFTN
- a CDS encoding Fur family transcriptional regulator, whose amino-acid sequence is MAHPLEDTLIARQITPTPMRLLVLDVLQKEPTALSLADVEQHLKHADRITVHRTLKTFTDKGLVHRIEDGSGAVKFALCAPACTPELHRDLHVHFFCVRCRETACLPAVPVPALALPGGYQVQETSLVVKGHCPRCAGAV
- a CDS encoding DUF6660 family protein, which gives rise to MRLLSLFFAFYFACLSTMTCTDEVPVSQDQAHTTIAAASHADGGTDALGDWCSPLCQCHCCPGVVMPVPATPVLPQAALPDWSEAQRHAFLVVAAPTRASGAVWQPPQA